The Faecalibacter sp. LW9 genome has a segment encoding these proteins:
- a CDS encoding IS3 family transposase (programmed frameshift) — MNSSDSERKKRTQRDYTLGFKLAVVSQIEKGDFTYKQAQKCYGIQGRSTVLVWLRKYGNLDWSKPIIHTMSKSEETPAQKIKRLEQELADEKLRVKILNTMIDIADEQLGTQIRKSTIPNKILKLQKQEITVSCSCRLLGLSRQSFYAALKRHSIRESELLQVKKLVLEVRIKLPRIGTRKLYYILNEQLKELNIKMGRDALFDYLRRENLLITPKKQYTRTTFSKHWLRKHPNLYKEIEINKPEQVFVSDITYVKTKQAVCYLSLVTDAYSRKIMGYSVSENMNAENVSIALKMAIKNRINNEKLIHHSDRGLQYCSEYYQTILKQNQIIPSMTDGYDCYQNALAERINGILKQEFLIEKTKDITELTKMVEQSVYLYNNTRPHLSLNMQTPEMRHKKSEEIKSLQI, encoded by the exons ATGAACTCATCAGATTCAGAAAGAAAAAAGAGAACACAACGCGATTACACCTTAGGCTTTAAATTAGCCGTTGTATCCCAAATAGAAAAAGGCGACTTTACTTACAAACAAGCTCAAAAATGCTATGGAATACAAGGAAGAAGTACAGTTTTGGTTTGGCTCAGAAAATATGGTAACTTAGATTGGAGCAAACCAATTATTCATACTATGTCAAAATCAGAAGAAACTCCAGCGCAAAAAATTAAACGGTTAGAACAAGAATTGGCTGATGAAAAGCTAAGAGTCAAAATACTTAATACAATGATTGATATAGCCGATGAACAGCTTGGTACTCAAATCAGAAAAAGTACAATACCCAACAA AATCCTCAAACTCCAAAAACAAGAAATAACTGTTTCTTGCTCATGTCGATTGCTTGGGTTAAGTCGCCAAAGTTTCTATGCTGCACTAAAACGTCATTCTATTCGAGAATCAGAGCTTTTACAGGTTAAAAAATTAGTTCTAGAAGTTCGAATAAAATTACCAAGAATAGGAACTCGAAAGCTTTATTATATTCTGAATGAACAGCTAAAAGAGCTAAACATAAAGATGGGTCGAGATGCTTTGTTTGATTATCTGAGAAGAGAAAATTTACTTATAACACCTAAAAAACAATACACAAGAACCACATTCTCTAAACATTGGTTAAGGAAACATCCTAATTTATACAAAGAAATAGAGATTAATAAACCAGAACAGGTCTTTGTAAGTGATATAACGTATGTAAAAACCAAGCAAGCCGTTTGTTATCTTTCTTTAGTGACAGATGCTTATAGTCGAAAAATAATGGGTTATTCTGTAAGTGAAAATATGAATGCGGAAAATGTATCTATAGCGCTAAAAATGGCTATTAAAAATAGAATAAATAATGAGAAATTAATCCATCATTCGGATAGAGGCTTACAGTATTGCTCGGAATATTATCAGACAATTTTAAAACAAAATCAGATCATACCATCGATGACAGACGGCTATGATTGTTATCAAAATGCTTTAGCGGAAAGAATTAATGGGATATTGAAACAAGAGTTTTTAATCGAAAAAACAAAAGATATTACTGAATTAACCAAAATGGTAGAACAAAGTGTGTATCTTTATAATAACACACGACCTCATTTGAGTCTCAATATGCAGACCCCTGAAATGAGACACAAAAAATCCGAAGAAATAAAATCTCTTCAGATATAA
- a CDS encoding porin family protein: MKQLQTKLLSSLFILASSCAFSQFQFGAKIGGGLSNTTVVHGISKERIGLLGGLVGKYQLSSRTEDHYIQAEILYTNQGEYSVDRSGNKYKAFVDYLNIPIMYKFYFDDQGSDFFLEAGPQVGFVISDKIDPLGPEAQNNDLKAFDLAFNVGVGYSYNRTFEANIRYGIGLVDTYGYKKWENDINRTSFLTLGLTYFFN, from the coding sequence ATGAAACAACTACAAACGAAATTATTATCTTCTCTATTTATCCTTGCTTCTTCATGTGCATTTTCACAATTCCAATTTGGTGCAAAAATAGGTGGAGGATTGAGTAACACCACTGTTGTACATGGTATTTCCAAAGAACGTATTGGATTATTAGGCGGTTTAGTGGGGAAATATCAATTATCTTCTCGTACAGAAGATCACTATATACAGGCTGAAATTTTATATACCAATCAAGGAGAGTACTCTGTCGATCGTAGTGGAAATAAATACAAAGCTTTTGTGGATTATCTGAATATTCCTATCATGTATAAGTTTTATTTTGATGATCAGGGAAGTGATTTTTTCTTAGAAGCCGGACCACAAGTCGGATTTGTGATTTCAGATAAAATTGATCCTTTAGGACCAGAAGCACAAAACAATGATTTAAAAGCATTTGATCTTGCTTTTAATGTAGGGGTAGGTTATTCTTATAATCGAACTTTTGAAGCAAATATTCGATACGGTATTGGTTTAGTCGATACATATGGTTATAAAAAATGGGAAAACGATATTAATCGTACATCATTTTTAACTTTAGGACTAACATACTTTTTTAATTAA